A single genomic interval of Polaribacter vadi harbors:
- a CDS encoding lmo0937 family membrane protein has product MRSILWLVAVICIVVWLLGFLGVIAGMATGNLIHILLVIAIISILYNLITGRKPL; this is encoded by the coding sequence ATGAGAAGTATATTATGGTTAGTCGCAGTTATTTGTATCGTTGTTTGGTTGTTAGGCTTTTTAGGAGTGATAGCAGGAATGGCAACAGGAAATTTAATCCATATTTTATTAGTGATCGCAATTATTAGTATTTTATATAATTTAATTACTGGTAGAAAACCCCTGTAA